From Myxococcales bacterium, the proteins below share one genomic window:
- a CDS encoding ABC-F family ATP-binding cassette domain-containing protein, translating to MLIRLNDLARQIGGRTLFEHASLGLNPGDRVGLVGPNGAGKSTLLRMVAGDEPCDHGEVIKSRGVRIGMIRQEINPGLSHSVQQEAATALARLDELELEMRDLEQQMSSLGEHHQEIPSAIAERYDSVSSQFTHGGGYERESRIAAVLAGLGFDDEARGRPLSSFSGGWLMRVELAKLFLSDPDVLLLDEPTNHLDLPAIAWFEETIVAFEGAVVVVSHDRTFLRKHATRIAEVDGTGRFTVYEGNFDRYLELREEIREHLLARKLNQDREIAQMERFVERFRAKASKAKQAQSRVKALSKIDRIELAPDAKRRMRMKIPDPPRAGRTVINLTDIHKSYDEKKVYEGIDFQILRGDKIALAGPNGAGKSTLLRIVAGTLDFEAGERIPGHNVEVAFFAQHQLEALHSELTVLEELERDAPSEDFPRLRGHLGGFLFSGDDVDKKISVLSGGEKARVALAKMLLRPANLLVLDEPTNHLDIASCEVLEQALASFAGTLVFVSHDRAFINVLATRVVEVNYGVLTEYIGNYDDFMAKKSALERRQGRGAVADSVSAEPPRKLPAPATEAAPKTKPAPKLSKAERTAQRERRKAHDKVQRKIQRIEKLIEQEERSLEALGWKLGDPKIASDATQLQELQAERVAVQQLIEEQYRDWERLSDELSALADGLA from the coding sequence GTGCTGATTCGACTCAACGATCTCGCCCGACAAATTGGAGGACGCACGCTTTTCGAGCATGCGAGTCTGGGCCTGAACCCCGGGGATCGAGTGGGACTCGTCGGACCCAATGGCGCGGGGAAGTCGACGCTGCTGCGCATGGTGGCCGGTGACGAGCCGTGCGACCACGGCGAGGTGATCAAGTCCCGGGGCGTCCGCATCGGCATGATCCGGCAGGAGATCAACCCGGGTCTTTCGCACAGCGTGCAGCAGGAGGCGGCGACAGCACTGGCGCGCCTCGACGAACTCGAGTTGGAAATGCGGGACCTCGAGCAGCAGATGTCCAGCCTCGGCGAACACCATCAAGAAATTCCGAGTGCCATCGCCGAGCGCTATGACAGCGTCAGCTCGCAATTCACCCACGGCGGGGGCTATGAGCGTGAATCTCGCATCGCCGCCGTACTCGCCGGCCTGGGCTTCGACGACGAAGCACGCGGTCGGCCTCTCAGCAGTTTCAGCGGTGGTTGGTTGATGCGGGTAGAACTCGCGAAACTATTCTTGTCCGATCCCGACGTGTTGCTGCTCGACGAACCGACCAATCACCTCGACCTGCCCGCGATCGCGTGGTTCGAAGAGACCATCGTCGCCTTCGAAGGTGCGGTGGTCGTGGTCTCCCACGATCGAACGTTTTTGCGCAAACACGCGACCCGTATTGCCGAAGTCGACGGAACCGGGCGCTTTACCGTCTACGAGGGCAACTTCGACCGGTATCTGGAATTGCGCGAAGAAATCCGCGAGCACCTGCTCGCCCGCAAGCTGAACCAGGACCGCGAGATCGCGCAGATGGAACGTTTCGTCGAGCGTTTCCGAGCCAAGGCGAGCAAGGCCAAGCAGGCGCAAAGCAGGGTCAAAGCGCTGTCCAAGATTGATCGCATCGAACTTGCGCCGGATGCCAAGCGACGCATGCGGATGAAGATCCCGGACCCGCCGCGAGCGGGTCGGACCGTGATAAACCTGACCGATATCCACAAGAGCTACGACGAGAAGAAGGTCTACGAGGGGATCGATTTCCAGATTCTTCGCGGGGACAAGATCGCCCTCGCGGGTCCCAACGGCGCGGGCAAATCGACGCTGCTGCGGATCGTGGCGGGCACGCTCGATTTCGAGGCGGGCGAACGCATCCCGGGGCATAACGTCGAAGTCGCGTTTTTTGCACAGCACCAACTCGAGGCCCTGCACTCCGAACTCACGGTGCTGGAAGAACTCGAACGCGATGCACCCTCGGAGGATTTTCCGAGGCTACGAGGCCATCTCGGAGGTTTCCTCTTCAGTGGTGACGACGTCGACAAAAAAATCTCGGTCCTCTCGGGCGGAGAAAAAGCGCGAGTCGCGCTGGCCAAGATGCTGCTGCGCCCGGCCAATCTGCTGGTGCTCGACGAACCCACCAACCACCTCGACATCGCGTCGTGTGAGGTGTTGGAGCAGGCGCTCGCCAGCTTTGCCGGAACCCTGGTTTTTGTCTCCCACGACCGAGCCTTCATCAATGTCCTGGCCACTCGTGTCGTCGAGGTCAACTACGGAGTACTGACCGAGTACATCGGAAACTACGACGATTTCATGGCGAAGAAGAGCGCTCTCGAACGACGGCAGGGCCGCGGGGCGGTGGCGGATTCAGTGTCTGCAGAGCCCCCGCGCAAGCTACCCGCCCCTGCCACGGAGGCGGCTCCGAAAACAAAGCCAGCTCCCAAGCTCAGCAAAGCCGAGCGGACCGCCCAGCGAGAGCGTCGCAAGGCACACGACAAGGTTCAGCGGAAAATTCAGCGCATCGAAAAACTGATCGAACAAGAAGAACGCAGCCTCGAAGCGCTGGGTTGGAAACTCGGGGACCCAAAGATCGCGAGCGACGCGACGCAACTGCAAGAACTCCAGGCGGAACGCGTCGCGGTCCAACAGCTGATCGAAGAGCAATACCGCGATTGGGAACGTCTCAGCGACGAGCTTTCGGCCCTCGCCGACGGCCTCGCTTGA
- a CDS encoding Rrf2 family transcriptional regulator, with the protein MIRNSMRPLSSQIRYAISGIFDLAYNADLKPVQLRVIGERQNIPARYLEQIFQRLRRAGLVQGKRGPGGGYTLLRGTAEITLRDVVEAVEGPIEAGGRATPPPAVGPDGPDEAANDACAPDFLWSVLAERFASVLAETTIEDLCQESARRGVRRASAEHLTYQI; encoded by the coding sequence ATGATTCGCAATTCGATGCGTCCACTTTCTTCGCAGATTCGATACGCCATTTCCGGAATCTTTGATCTCGCTTACAACGCGGACTTGAAGCCGGTGCAGCTGCGCGTCATCGGGGAACGGCAAAATATTCCCGCCCGCTATCTGGAGCAGATCTTTCAGCGCTTGCGTCGAGCGGGACTGGTGCAGGGCAAGCGGGGACCGGGCGGGGGCTACACCCTGCTGCGGGGTACCGCCGAAATTACACTACGCGACGTCGTCGAAGCGGTCGAAGGCCCGATCGAAGCCGGGGGGCGCGCTACCCCGCCGCCCGCGGTCGGACCCGACGGGCCCGATGAGGCTGCCAACGACGCCTGCGCGCCAGATTTTCTCTGGAGCGTCCTCGCGGAGCGCTTTGCCTCGGTCCTCGCTGAAACCACGATCGAAGACCTGTGCCAGGAATCGGCCCGACGCGGGGTGCGTCGAGCGAGCGCGGAGCACCTCACGTACCAAATCTGA
- a CDS encoding ATP-binding domain-containing protein, translating into MNDPIVDEECRLLERVQAALANLPEVRTASHAPLVRELERLREVMISGDEAKDSSALLEQYHHQSAVLEQLQRAGPPAKVDPDSPYFGHLRLREGDAIRDLCLGKATCLAKGVRIVDWRDAPISRIFYRYAQGEDFDEEIAGRERIGEVLVRRMLRIRGGELQRVQAPEGDFALDPEQPGRWLRRGIEAPRLSGAAVDALHTHEPGAAADRRLGSDTSGRTQQVDKHLPEITGLIDPSQFDLITRPSAGFLVIRGSAGSGKTTVALHRVAYLAYDDPRIDGRDTLVVMFSKALRNYVEHVLPSLGLNRVRIVTYPEWVNEERKRHFPRLPGRAREDAPAIAQRIKLHPILAAALETQVERVPGIRRWEQALDDWASVLTLAPLLRETIERVAPGAFSDQEVDKFVEWNRDRVDEIYSYLAGEEETGAALDAEDDAVLMRAWQLRVGPLLSKGKRPLRFRHVVLDEVQDFSPLEVQVLLGCLGNDPSITLAGDTQQHVMQNSGFTSWSEFFRYLGVEGAEVDTLRISYRSSQEIVEFAYSLLGSLQEDEEQPQATRSGPPVELFQFGHRGESVAFLADALRDLRREQPLASVAVLTPSVESSRNYFEGLEQCEIPGLRHITDQDFSFTAGVEVTEIEQVKGLEFDYVVLVDVDAGNYRDVPSARRLLHVGATRAIHQLWLLAVGPPSPIIAGLSEG; encoded by the coding sequence TTGAACGATCCAATTGTGGACGAAGAGTGCCGACTGCTCGAGCGAGTGCAGGCCGCTCTGGCCAATCTCCCCGAGGTGCGCACGGCATCCCATGCGCCGCTGGTCCGCGAACTGGAACGCCTGCGGGAGGTGATGATCTCGGGCGATGAAGCGAAGGATTCGTCCGCGCTGCTCGAGCAATATCACCATCAGTCCGCGGTACTCGAACAGCTGCAACGGGCGGGCCCGCCGGCCAAAGTGGATCCGGACTCTCCGTATTTTGGTCATCTGCGCCTGCGGGAGGGCGATGCGATTCGGGACCTGTGTCTGGGCAAGGCCACTTGTCTCGCCAAAGGGGTGCGGATCGTGGATTGGCGGGACGCACCGATCTCGCGGATTTTCTATCGCTACGCCCAGGGAGAAGACTTCGACGAGGAGATCGCCGGACGCGAACGTATCGGCGAGGTATTGGTGCGGCGCATGCTGCGGATTCGAGGGGGCGAACTTCAGCGCGTCCAAGCACCGGAGGGAGACTTTGCCCTGGACCCCGAGCAACCGGGGCGCTGGTTGCGGCGGGGAATCGAAGCGCCTCGCTTGTCCGGCGCTGCGGTCGATGCACTGCATACCCACGAACCGGGCGCCGCCGCAGATCGCCGCCTGGGAAGCGACACCTCCGGGCGCACGCAGCAGGTCGATAAGCACCTTCCCGAAATCACCGGTCTAATCGATCCGAGCCAGTTCGACCTGATTACGCGACCGTCAGCTGGGTTTCTGGTGATTCGCGGAAGTGCGGGGTCTGGCAAAACGACCGTGGCGCTGCATCGAGTGGCCTACCTCGCATACGACGATCCACGGATCGATGGACGCGACACCCTGGTGGTGATGTTCTCCAAGGCACTGCGCAACTACGTGGAACACGTGCTGCCTTCCCTCGGACTGAACCGGGTGCGAATCGTGACCTATCCGGAATGGGTGAACGAGGAACGCAAACGGCACTTTCCCAGGTTGCCGGGCAGGGCGAGAGAAGACGCTCCTGCCATCGCGCAGCGCATCAAGTTACATCCAATTCTGGCTGCGGCCCTCGAAACCCAGGTGGAACGGGTGCCCGGAATCCGCCGCTGGGAACAGGCGCTCGACGACTGGGCCAGCGTACTCACCCTGGCGCCCCTGTTACGTGAAACCATCGAACGCGTTGCACCCGGCGCCTTTAGCGATCAGGAAGTGGACAAGTTCGTCGAGTGGAATCGCGACCGCGTCGACGAGATCTATTCCTATCTGGCGGGGGAAGAGGAAACCGGGGCGGCGCTCGACGCAGAAGACGACGCAGTGTTGATGCGGGCATGGCAACTGCGGGTCGGACCGTTGCTCTCGAAGGGCAAGCGACCCCTGCGCTTTCGCCATGTGGTCCTCGACGAGGTGCAGGACTTCTCGCCGCTCGAAGTTCAAGTGTTGCTCGGATGTCTCGGTAACGATCCCAGTATCACCTTGGCGGGTGACACCCAGCAGCACGTGATGCAGAACAGCGGCTTTACCTCATGGTCGGAGTTCTTTCGCTATCTCGGAGTCGAAGGCGCGGAGGTCGACACCCTCCGGATCAGTTATCGCTCCTCCCAGGAGATTGTTGAGTTTGCCTACTCGCTGCTCGGGAGTCTGCAAGAGGACGAAGAGCAGCCTCAAGCGACGCGATCGGGCCCCCCGGTCGAACTCTTTCAATTCGGACACCGTGGAGAGTCTGTCGCCTTCCTGGCCGATGCCCTGCGCGACCTGCGACGAGAACAACCTCTGGCCAGCGTCGCAGTACTGACCCCATCGGTCGAATCCAGCCGCAACTACTTCGAAGGTCTCGAACAGTGCGAGATTCCGGGCCTTCGCCACATCACCGACCAGGATTTCTCCTTCACA